From the genome of Spinacia oleracea cultivar Varoflay chromosome 2, BTI_SOV_V1, whole genome shotgun sequence, one region includes:
- the LOC110779300 gene encoding deoxyhypusine synthase isoform X2, with protein sequence MVDVVVTTTGGVEEDLIKCLAPTFKGDFSLPGAQLRSKGLNRIGNLLVPNDNYCKFEDWIVPIFDKMLEEQNTEKITWTPSKLIARLGKEINDKSSYLFWAYKNNIPVFCPGLTDGSLGDMLYFHSIRNPGLIVDVVQDIRAMNGEAVHASPRKTGMIILGGGLPKHHICNANMMRNGADYAVFINTAQEYDGSDSGARPDEAVSWGKIRGSAKTVKVHCDATIAFPLLVAETFAAKREREANSKADIGGRF encoded by the exons ATG GTCGATGTTGTTGTAACTACTACTGGTGGTGTAGAAGAGGATCTTATAAAATGTCTTGCACCTACATTTAAAGGTGATTTTTCCTTACCTGGAGCGCAATTACGCTCGAAAGGATTGAATCGCATTGGTAACTTATTGGTCCCAAATGACAACTACTGCAAATTTGAGGATTGGATTGTTCCAATTTTTGATAAAATGCTGGAAGAGCAAAATACAGAG AAGATAACATGGACACCCTCAAAGTTGATCGCTCGTTTgggaaaagaaataaatgacAAGAGTTCATACCTTTTTTGGGCCTACAAG AATAATATTCCAGTATTCTGCCCAGGTTTAACAGATGGATCACTTGGAGACATGTTGTATTTTCATTCAATACGGAATCCCGGTTTAATTGTTGACGTAGTTCAAG ATATAAGAGCCATGAATGGTGAGGCTGTTCATGCGAGTCCAAGGAAAACCGGCATGATAATTCTTGGAGGAGGGTTACCCAAGCATCACATTTGCAATGCAAATATGATGCGAAATGGGGCAGATTACGCAGTTTTCATCAATACTGCACAGGAGTATGACGGCAGTGATTCTGGTGCTCGTCCTGATGAGGCCGTCTCTTGGGGGAAAATCCGAGGTTCTGCTAAAACCGTTAAG GTGCATTGTGATGCCACTATTGCTTTCCCTCTATTAGTTGCAGAAACCTTTGCTGctaaaagagagagagaagctAATTCAAAAGCTGACATAGGAGGAAGATTTTGA
- the LOC110779300 gene encoding deoxyhypusine synthase isoform X1 — protein MGDDDIVASVRSVVFKESETLEGKCIKIEGYDFNQGVNYPQLFKSFISTGFQASNLGEAIIAVNEMLDWRLANEIAAEDCSEEERDPVFRESVRCKIFLGFTSNLISSGVRDTVRYLVQHHMVDVVVTTTGGVEEDLIKCLAPTFKGDFSLPGAQLRSKGLNRIGNLLVPNDNYCKFEDWIVPIFDKMLEEQNTEKITWTPSKLIARLGKEINDKSSYLFWAYKNNIPVFCPGLTDGSLGDMLYFHSIRNPGLIVDVVQDIRAMNGEAVHASPRKTGMIILGGGLPKHHICNANMMRNGADYAVFINTAQEYDGSDSGARPDEAVSWGKIRGSAKTVKVHCDATIAFPLLVAETFAAKREREANSKADIGGRF, from the exons ATGGGTGATGATGATATTGTGGCGTCGGTTCGCTCTGTGGTGTTCAAGGAGTCAGAAACCCTAGAAGGGAAATGCATTAAGATTGAGGGTTATGATTTTAATCAAGGAGTGAACTATCCCCAGCTTTTTAAATCGTTCATCTCCACCGGTTTCCAAGCATCGAATCTCGGAGAAGCTATTATTGCTGTTAATGAAATG ctagattggagGCTGGCAAATGAGATAGCAGCTGAAGATTGCAGTGAGGAAGAGAGGGATCCTGTTTTTAGGGAGTCTGTGAGGTGCAAAATATTCTTAGGTTTTACGTCGAATCTTATCTCCTCCGGTGTCCGTGACACTGTACGATATCTTGTTCAACATCATATG GTCGATGTTGTTGTAACTACTACTGGTGGTGTAGAAGAGGATCTTATAAAATGTCTTGCACCTACATTTAAAGGTGATTTTTCCTTACCTGGAGCGCAATTACGCTCGAAAGGATTGAATCGCATTGGTAACTTATTGGTCCCAAATGACAACTACTGCAAATTTGAGGATTGGATTGTTCCAATTTTTGATAAAATGCTGGAAGAGCAAAATACAGAG AAGATAACATGGACACCCTCAAAGTTGATCGCTCGTTTgggaaaagaaataaatgacAAGAGTTCATACCTTTTTTGGGCCTACAAG AATAATATTCCAGTATTCTGCCCAGGTTTAACAGATGGATCACTTGGAGACATGTTGTATTTTCATTCAATACGGAATCCCGGTTTAATTGTTGACGTAGTTCAAG ATATAAGAGCCATGAATGGTGAGGCTGTTCATGCGAGTCCAAGGAAAACCGGCATGATAATTCTTGGAGGAGGGTTACCCAAGCATCACATTTGCAATGCAAATATGATGCGAAATGGGGCAGATTACGCAGTTTTCATCAATACTGCACAGGAGTATGACGGCAGTGATTCTGGTGCTCGTCCTGATGAGGCCGTCTCTTGGGGGAAAATCCGAGGTTCTGCTAAAACCGTTAAG GTGCATTGTGATGCCACTATTGCTTTCCCTCTATTAGTTGCAGAAACCTTTGCTGctaaaagagagagagaagctAATTCAAAAGCTGACATAGGAGGAAGATTTTGA